Below is a genomic region from Flammeovirgaceae bacterium SG7u.111.
CGATGCGGCCATTGCTTTTATAGAAAAAGCCCATGCACAAGGAAAGCCATTCTTTGTTTGGTTGAGCGCTACCCGTATGCACGTTTGGACGCACCTAAAAGAGGAAAGCCAAGGAGTGACAGGAATTGGTCTGTATCCTGACGGTATGGTAGAGCACGATAAAGCGATAGGAAGAGTACTTGCCAAGCTAGAGGAACTGAAGATTATTGATAACACCATCATTATGTATTCTACCGACAACGGTGCTGAGAAATTCACATGGCCTGATGGCGGAACTACTCCATTTGCAGGTGAGAAAGGATCGACTTGGGAAGGAGGTTTCCGTGCTCCATGTGCCATTCGCTGGCCGGGCGTTATCGAACCTGGGACTATTTATAATGACATCTTCTCGCATGAGGACATGATGCCTACCTTGGTAGCTGCTGCTGGTGAGCCTAAGGTTAAAGAAAAGTTGCTAAATGGCTATGAAGCTGCTGGCAAAACATTCAATGCCCACTTGGATGGGTACAACCTGCTGCCTTATTTTAAAGGGGAAGTAGATGAGGCGCCACGTAAGGAAATCTTTTATTTTGATGCGGCAGGTAACTTGAACGCCATCCGTTATAAAGATTGGAAGTTGCATTTTACCATTATGGAAGGTTCAATTAACGAAGCTTATCGTAAGTCTCCAAGCTGGCCAATCGCTATCAACTTAAGAGCAGATCCATATGAGGTTTCTTGGAAAGCTGCTTTGTACACAAGATGGTACGCTGATAATATGTGGCTATTTGTTCCTGCCCAAGAGTTTACTGCTAACTTCCTCGAAACATTTAAGAAGTACCCTCCTGTGATGGGTTCGTCTTTATCGGTTGATAAAATAGTGCAGAGCATGACTTCTCAATCTGGAAGGCAATAAGTGCTAGGAAATAAAGATTAGAAAAGGTTTAGTTTGCTAAATTATTCGGTGGCCGTAGATATTTTCTATGGCCATTTTTTATGACCTTCTAAAACTCGTCTATCCTCAAAAACTCCTGTTCAGCAGAGATTATTCCTGTTCAAATAGTTTGGTATGTGGAGAGGGGGAAATTCAGTGCATATTTGTACCAAGCAAGAAGAAAAGCAGAATTCAATGAGTGTTTTAAGTTAGAGAGGTATAAAAAAAACTCGGCGTTTTGCGCCGAGCTTTTTTTTGAATTAAAACGTCTGGAAAGTACGGAGGAGGACTTCCAGTTCGCGGATATGCTCCCGTTTGGTAGTGCCTGGAGCACTTACAAATCCTTCAATATAGAACAAGCGTTCACCAGCTTTGTCCACAAAAGTATAGCTTAAGAAAGGACCGCCCATAAACCGGTGTTTTAGCTTCCAAAGTCCTCTGGCCTCAATAGCATAGTTTCCGTTTATAGAAGTCTCTTTGAACACAGGCGGAATCAGTTCTTCGGTAACTACAAAGTAAGCGGCATTGTCAGGATCCTGCGTTTGTTTTTGCATGATATCGTTCCTGAGCTGTACTATATTTTCATGCTGAAACTCTTCGGTAGAGCGGTACGGTTTGTAGCTGATGAGAATATTTTTGTCAAACTCGTACTCGGTAAAGCGCAACCAAATAAAGTTGGTCGTGTCTTTTGCCAGCTTGTAACCTTGGGGAATCCTCATGCTGAAGTTGTGCTTCGTTTTCACTATTTCCATCAGCTTATTGTTCATTTTAGTTTTCCTGATGTCGCTGATAAGCCGTTCTCTTTCCACCTTATTGAAGGTTTCTCTTATTTTTTCCGCATTATTTTTTAGTTTTTGAAGAAGGGTGGCATCGTCTATGCCAAATAGGTTCACAACGAACTGCCCTTTGGCATATTCATCGGTGCTGGTTTGCATATAAAGGCTAGTGTCTATCTTGATGCGCTCGAGCGCTTCTGGCGAAAATTTTTTGATCATTTTCCTGTTTCCGGGCGTGTTGTCTTCCAAAGAGGTGACGAACAAAAGGTTTTTGTGCTGGGTAAGAAAGCTGCTAAACTTGAACGGGTCGATAGCCCTCACGGTGAACATGGGTTCTGGCTGCGGTAAGCCAGGTACTCGGGAGAGAAATATTTTCCTGAGCTCATCGCCTAAAGGACCGTTCCATCTTGCAGTGTCCATCACTAGTATTATCTCACCTTTGTCGCCCTTGGCAGAAGGAAGAAGCCCTGCGGCTTTTTTCTGTTTTTTATTACAAGAACCTAGTATGAGAAGGAAAACAGACAAAAAGAGTAGTTGGGAAATAGTTTGTTTCAGGGTTGAAATCATAAGTAATGGATGTTGTCTTTATAAAAAATATTCGGTTGATAATGTTCTTATTTATCTAATGCGATTAGCTAAAAAAGATACACATGTTTGGAGAGAATTGTTTTAGATTTATTCTTTTATAATGTCCTAAACAATGTTTAGCCGTGAGTATCTTATAGGTTAGCCCCAGCAAATTGAAGGTTTATTGAGCGGAAATGAAAGTGAAATAGAGAATATGTATTGCAAGGCTGTAAAATCAGTACTACTGCATAAGTACTTGGAAACCATAAGCAAAGTGAAAATTTAAAGAAGAGTGGCTGGAATAGTGAAAATAAGGTGCGAAATTTGTTCATTCTTGAGTACTATTTTTGACGAAATGTGAGAAAAATGGGTCTTGTGTTCATAAGCAATAAAGAAAAAGCGAATTGGGTCAAGCTCTTACGGAAAACTGAAATCTATAAAATGAAGACAATTTTGAATGTACATACCATCCAATCTATCATCAAACCAGCAAGCTTCTTCAGTTTGTTTTTTATGCTAACTTTTTTTTGGGCAGAAGTAAAAGGGCAGGGAGATCAAGCATGTTTTAGTTTAGTCGATTTCAACAAAGGTTGTGCTGCATTAACTGTTACAATTAGCGATTGCTCAGGCGCAAACCCAGCCAACGTTACATATAATTATGGCGAAGACCCTAATGAGTTCACCTCAGATATTACACATACATACACTGTTCCTGGTGTTTATACCATAACACAATATGTATCAATAGGTGATGATCGCCCCACCAAAACATTAACAGTACCTGTGTATGAACCAATTAGTCCTAAGTTTGAAGTGGCGGTCTGTGAGGGCAGAAAGGTAAGTGTCCAACTGCCCGATGATGAGGACTATACGGTATATACAATTGATTTTGGTGATGGAAGTATGGAGGTTACGGCAAATGCTGGAGAAGAGGTTGAGTACACATATGCAGATTTGAACTTAAAAAATATTACTGTCACAGGAGGCTTCGTGCAAGGCGGCGGTACATGTGGGTCTGCAGGTTTTCCTGTAACTCCCGTCGATAATATTCAGACGCCGAGCATTAGTCAAGTTTCCGTATTGCCTTCTGGCAATATCCGTTTGGATTTCAACCTTCCTCAAAATATTCCTTATGTATTGGAAGAAGCTTTAGGAAATACGGCATTTAACGAAATAGAGTCGCTTTCTGGATTCCAAAATAGCATAGAGTTGCCTAATAGGGAGTCGGATAATTTCAGCTATTGCTACCGTATAAAAGCCGTTGATGGTTGTACAGGAGGCGAGGTTTTTTCCAATGTGGTTTGTTCTATGTCCCTAACGGCTTTGGCAGATAACGGGCAGAACTTGGCAAACTGGAGGGAGTACCCTATTGTAAACGCCTTCCAATCTTATAAACTTGTGCGGACGAATGGCAGCAATGTGAGTGAGGTTGACTTTAACGATATAACAACTACTGTTTATATTGATACGGATGTGACTTGCAATGTGGAATACTGCTACCAAATTGAGGCGAATATTGCTCCAAATGTGAAATCTATTTCCCAATCGAAATGTGTGACTGCTCTTACCGATGAGCCGCCGGTAGCAGCTACGGATGTAATGGCGAGCGTGGAAGGCGAGTCAGTGGTGATCAGTTGGGAAAACCCAAGCGGAGCTACTATTACGAAACTAAGGAAAACGGATAGCGATGGCAATCAGCGTGATTATTTGGCTGGGGGAACGGATATACTAGACGATTCGGTCGATGTGAATACTACGGTGTATTGCTACGTAGTGACTTTTGAAGACCAATGTGGGAATTCTTCCCCAGAAAGTGCCGAAGCATGTACTATTCTCACTTCGGGTCAAAAATCAGGAGAAGATAACGAAATAAGCTGGACGCCATTTGCCGGCATGCAAGAAGGTTTTACTTATACCATAGAAGTGCTGGATGAAAGAGGGCAAGTTATTCGAACCATTGACGGCATAGACTCCTCTACCAAT
It encodes:
- a CDS encoding arylsulfatase, producing MKKIYFITLLSIFFSSAVFAQKKPNILVIWGDDIGWANVSAYNHGMMGYKTPNIDRIANEGAMFTDWYAQQSCTAGRAAFILGQHPFRTGLLTIGMPGSKQGIKENQPTIAELLKPHGYTSGQFGKNHLGDRDEHLPTNHGFDEFFGNLYHLNAEEEPESYYYPKDEEFHKKYGPRGVLHSYADGKVEDTGPLTRKRMETADEEFTDAAIAFIEKAHAQGKPFFVWLSATRMHVWTHLKEESQGVTGIGLYPDGMVEHDKAIGRVLAKLEELKIIDNTIIMYSTDNGAEKFTWPDGGTTPFAGEKGSTWEGGFRAPCAIRWPGVIEPGTIYNDIFSHEDMMPTLVAAAGEPKVKEKLLNGYEAAGKTFNAHLDGYNLLPYFKGEVDEAPRKEIFYFDAAGNLNAIRYKDWKLHFTIMEGSINEAYRKSPSWPIAINLRADPYEVSWKAALYTRWYADNMWLFVPAQEFTANFLETFKKYPPVMGSSLSVDKIVQSMTSQSGRQ
- a CDS encoding DUF4837 family protein, translating into MISTLKQTISQLLFLSVFLLILGSCNKKQKKAAGLLPSAKGDKGEIILVMDTARWNGPLGDELRKIFLSRVPGLPQPEPMFTVRAIDPFKFSSFLTQHKNLLFVTSLEDNTPGNRKMIKKFSPEALERIKIDTSLYMQTSTDEYAKGQFVVNLFGIDDATLLQKLKNNAEKIRETFNKVERERLISDIRKTKMNNKLMEIVKTKHNFSMRIPQGYKLAKDTTNFIWLRFTEYEFDKNILISYKPYRSTEEFQHENIVQLRNDIMQKQTQDPDNAAYFVVTEELIPPVFKETSINGNYAIEARGLWKLKHRFMGGPFLSYTFVDKAGERLFYIEGFVSAPGTTKREHIRELEVLLRTFQTF
- a CDS encoding gliding motility-associated C-terminal domain-containing protein, with product MKTILNVHTIQSIIKPASFFSLFFMLTFFWAEVKGQGDQACFSLVDFNKGCAALTVTISDCSGANPANVTYNYGEDPNEFTSDITHTYTVPGVYTITQYVSIGDDRPTKTLTVPVYEPISPKFEVAVCEGRKVSVQLPDDEDYTVYTIDFGDGSMEVTANAGEEVEYTYADLNLKNITVTGGFVQGGGTCGSAGFPVTPVDNIQTPSISQVSVLPSGNIRLDFNLPQNIPYVLEEALGNTAFNEIESLSGFQNSIELPNRESDNFSYCYRIKAVDGCTGGEVFSNVVCSMSLTALADNGQNLANWREYPIVNAFQSYKLVRTNGSNVSEVDFNDITTTVYIDTDVTCNVEYCYQIEANIAPNVKSISQSKCVTALTDEPPVAATDVMASVEGESVVISWENPSGATITKLRKTDSDGNQRDYLAGGTDILDDSVDVNTTVYCYVVTFEDQCGNSSPESAEACTILTSGQKSGEDNEISWTPFAGMQEGFTYTIEVLDERGQVIRTIDGIDSSTNSYIDPAEDLANPIAYYRVVAISATDPRVRSNSNIAVVVELAQLDVPTAFSPNGDNLNDTFYPRGKALVEFRMKIFNRWGEQVFEGTNPQEGWDGTYLGRVLEAGPYTYQIEAMDYNGNQLNAAGIVTLVK